A window of Psychroflexus sp. ALD_RP9 contains these coding sequences:
- a CDS encoding TraR/DksA family transcriptional regulator produces MTDVNTKDRYSDQELEEFKALIEDKIEKAQHQLQQYVDAYKNGSSNDTEDTSPTFKSFDEGSSTLSKEANSQLAIRQEKFIRDLKNALIRIENKTYGICRVTGKLINKERLKLVPHATLSIEAKNKQ; encoded by the coding sequence ATGACAGATGTAAATACAAAAGATCGCTATTCTGACCAAGAGCTAGAAGAGTTTAAGGCTTTAATTGAAGACAAAATTGAAAAAGCACAACATCAATTACAGCAGTATGTAGATGCTTATAAAAATGGAAGTTCAAACGATACAGAAGATACTTCGCCAACCTTTAAATCTTTCGACGAAGGTAGTAGCACTTTAAGTAAAGAAGCCAATTCTCAATTGGCGATTAGACAAGAAAAGTTTATCCGTGACTTAAAAAATGCACTTATTCGTATTGAAAACAAAACTTATGGTATTTGCCGTGTAACGGGTAAATTAATCAATAAAGAGCGTTTAAAATTAGTCCCTCATGCTACATTAAGCATCGAAGCTAAAAATAAGCAGTAA
- a CDS encoding CYTH domain-containing protein, translated as MQEVERKFLVNSTRFIKEAESHYYIKQAYLNTHPQRSVRVRILAQTAFLTVKGQSSQDGTSRFEWEKPISILDAQQLLQLCEDYPIEKTRYVIPFGLHNYEVDVFEGENKGLILAEIELSKPNETFKKPDWLGKEVTGEIKYYNSSLSKKPFKKW; from the coding sequence ATGCAAGAAGTAGAACGTAAATTTTTAGTCAACTCGACTCGTTTTATCAAGGAAGCAGAGTCTCACTATTATATTAAACAAGCCTATTTAAACACGCATCCTCAGCGAAGTGTACGCGTAAGAATTTTAGCACAAACTGCATTTTTAACCGTTAAAGGCCAATCGAGTCAAGATGGTACAAGCCGTTTTGAGTGGGAAAAACCAATTAGTATTTTAGATGCCCAACAACTACTACAACTATGTGAAGACTATCCAATAGAAAAAACGCGATATGTAATTCCATTTGGCCTTCATAATTACGAAGTTGATGTGTTCGAGGGAGAAAATAAAGGACTCATTCTTGCAGAAATAGAACTTAGTAAACCTAACGAAACTTTTAAAAAGCCAGATTGGCTTGGTAAAGAAGTGACAGGAGAAATTAAATATTACAATTCAAGTCTAAGTAAAAAGCCTTTTAAAAAATGGTAA
- the dinB gene encoding DNA polymerase IV, with translation MVVDDFKAYIRKIIHVDMDAFYASVEQLDDPNLRYLPIAVGGSSKRGVVAAASYEARKYGVKSAMSGRLAAKLCPDLVFVKPRFERYQEISKRIRDIFFEYTPLVEPLSLDEAYLDVTVNRKKAPSATLLAKEIRQKIKEKTGLNASAGISINKFLAKIASDINKPNGQKTIAPDEVLGFLETLDVRKFYGVGKVTKDKMYQLGIFTGADLKSKSLDELQQHFGKSGAFYYQVVRGIHLSEVKTERQRKSVGAERTFNENISSEIYMISRLEAIAEELEKRLKKHGLAGKTITLKIKYSDFSVQTRSKTLGLFIASKELILEESKDLLYQERLKNSVRLLGISLHKLNSEQNSSELTAKEAAAASRQHEQLRLPF, from the coding sequence ATGGTAGTAGACGATTTTAAGGCGTATATTAGAAAAATTATTCATGTTGATATGGATGCGTTTTATGCATCGGTAGAGCAGTTAGACGACCCAAATTTGCGCTATTTGCCTATTGCTGTTGGTGGTAGTTCAAAGCGCGGCGTGGTTGCTGCGGCAAGTTACGAAGCTAGAAAATATGGCGTTAAAAGTGCTATGAGTGGTAGGCTTGCGGCAAAATTATGTCCAGATTTGGTTTTTGTAAAGCCACGATTTGAACGCTACCAAGAGATCTCTAAACGCATACGGGATATTTTTTTTGAATATACACCTTTGGTCGAGCCATTGTCTCTAGATGAAGCCTATTTAGATGTGACTGTTAACCGTAAAAAAGCACCAAGTGCAACCTTATTAGCCAAAGAAATTCGGCAAAAAATAAAAGAAAAAACAGGTTTAAATGCTTCGGCAGGCATTTCGATTAACAAGTTTTTGGCCAAAATTGCGAGTGATATCAATAAACCTAATGGTCAAAAAACAATTGCTCCAGATGAGGTTTTAGGGTTTTTAGAAACACTTGATGTAAGAAAGTTTTATGGCGTTGGTAAAGTGACTAAAGATAAAATGTATCAACTTGGTATTTTTACTGGTGCTGATTTAAAATCTAAGTCTTTAGATGAATTACAACAGCATTTTGGAAAAAGTGGTGCTTTTTATTATCAGGTGGTTCGAGGGATTCATTTAAGCGAAGTTAAAACCGAACGCCAACGAAAATCGGTTGGTGCTGAGCGCACTTTTAATGAAAATATTTCTTCTGAAATCTATATGATTTCTCGACTTGAAGCAATTGCTGAAGAGTTAGAAAAGCGACTAAAAAAGCATGGTTTAGCGGGGAAAACGATTACACTAAAAATTAAATATAGCGACTTTTCGGTTCAAACGCGAAGTAAAACTTTAGGCTTGTTTATAGCTTCAAAAGAACTAATATTAGAAGAATCTAAAGATTTGCTGTATCAGGAACGCTTAAAAAACTCAGTGCGTTTGTTGGGCATTAGTTTGCATAAGCTTAATAGCGAGCAAAATTCAAGTGAATTAACAGCCAAAGAAGCGGCGGCAGCTTCAAGACAACACGAACAGTTAAGATTGCCGTTTTAA
- the ahcY gene encoding adenosylhomocysteinase yields the protein MSTETPTYTPYKVKDISLAEWGRREIELAEAEMPGLMALREEYGDAQPLKGARIAGCLHMTIQTAVLIETLVALGAEVTWSSCNIFSTQDHAAAAIAAAGVSVYAWKGMTEEEFNWCIEQTLFFGEDRQPLNMILDDGGDLTNMVLDDYPELADNIKGLSEETTTGVHRLYERMKNGTLPMPAINVNDSVTKSKFDNKYGCRESAVDAIRRATDVMLAGKRVVVCGYGDVGKGTAASFKGAGSIVTITEIDPICALQAAMDGFEVKQLETVVGNADIVITTTGNRDIVRGEHFEAMKDKTIVCNIGHFDNEIDVAWLKQNHGSTHVEIKPQVDKYTVNGKDIILLAEGRLVNLGCATGHPSFVMSNSFTNQTLAQLELWQNTDRYKNEVYMLPKHLDEKVAKLHLERIGAELTELKQDQAEYIGVTVEGPFKPEYYRY from the coding sequence ATGAGTACAGAAACTCCAACTTATACACCTTACAAAGTTAAAGATATTAGCTTAGCCGAATGGGGAAGACGCGAAATAGAGCTTGCAGAAGCCGAAATGCCTGGTCTTATGGCTTTACGTGAAGAATATGGCGATGCGCAACCTTTAAAAGGCGCTCGAATTGCTGGCTGCTTACACATGACCATACAAACAGCGGTTTTAATTGAAACTTTAGTTGCGCTTGGTGCTGAAGTGACTTGGAGTTCTTGTAACATATTCTCTACACAAGACCATGCTGCTGCTGCTATTGCTGCTGCTGGTGTTTCAGTTTATGCATGGAAAGGTATGACAGAAGAAGAGTTTAACTGGTGCATTGAGCAAACTTTATTTTTTGGCGAAGACCGACAACCACTAAATATGATTTTAGATGATGGTGGCGATTTAACCAATATGGTACTTGATGACTATCCTGAACTCGCCGATAACATTAAAGGCCTATCTGAAGAAACCACTACAGGCGTTCATCGCTTATATGAGCGTATGAAAAACGGCACTTTACCAATGCCAGCTATCAATGTTAATGACAGTGTAACCAAATCTAAATTTGATAACAAATATGGCTGCCGTGAAAGCGCTGTTGACGCAATTAGACGTGCCACTGATGTAATGCTTGCTGGAAAACGCGTTGTTGTTTGTGGTTATGGCGATGTAGGTAAAGGTACAGCCGCTTCATTTAAAGGTGCTGGCTCTATAGTTACAATTACTGAAATTGACCCAATTTGTGCTTTACAAGCCGCCATGGATGGTTTTGAAGTTAAACAGCTTGAAACCGTTGTTGGCAATGCTGATATAGTCATTACAACTACTGGAAATCGCGATATTGTGCGTGGAGAACATTTTGAAGCTATGAAAGACAAAACCATTGTTTGCAACATCGGCCACTTTGATAATGAAATTGATGTCGCTTGGCTGAAGCAAAATCACGGTAGTACACATGTTGAAATTAAACCACAAGTTGATAAGTATACTGTTAACGGCAAAGATATTATTTTACTTGCTGAAGGCCGACTAGTTAACTTAGGCTGTGCTACAGGTCACCCAAGTTTTGTAATGAGTAACTCATTTACAAACCAAACGCTAGCGCAATTAGAGCTATGGCAAAACACAGATCGCTATAAAAATGAAGTTTATATGTTACCGAAACATCTTGACGAAAAAGTTGCTAAACTTCACTTAGAACGCATCGGTGCCGAATTAACAGAATTAAAACAAGACCAAGCCGAATATATTGGCGTAACAGTTGAAGGACCATTTAAGCCTGAATATTACAGATATTAA
- a CDS encoding 4'-phosphopantetheinyl transferase family protein: MPIYKTITIDQYTKALIWKIEEPIEVLEESIELSEYCAERYQNMSSEIHRKGFMSVRQLLKLLGYTDFDLTYDAKGKPHLNDGTEISISHSFQFSAVIVSNRKVGIDIEKQRDKIKRIAPKFTPIEEYQSLGETDLIRKLTMVWGAKEALYKLYGKKGLRFLEDIFVRDFDFQNFTTTAEVYQNNLTTTYRLNFLEFESYTCVYALAL, encoded by the coding sequence ATGCCGATTTACAAAACAATAACAATAGATCAATACACTAAAGCACTGATTTGGAAGATTGAAGAACCCATTGAAGTCCTAGAAGAATCAATTGAGCTTAGTGAATATTGCGCAGAACGCTACCAGAATATGTCTTCTGAAATTCATCGAAAAGGCTTTATGAGTGTGCGTCAACTACTGAAGTTACTTGGGTATACTGATTTCGATTTAACTTATGATGCTAAAGGTAAACCGCACTTAAATGATGGTACAGAGATTTCAATTAGTCACTCTTTTCAATTTTCAGCAGTGATCGTTTCTAACCGAAAAGTCGGTATTGATATTGAAAAACAACGGGATAAAATTAAGCGGATTGCTCCTAAATTTACACCAATAGAAGAATATCAATCGCTTGGAGAAACCGATTTAATAAGAAAATTAACTATGGTTTGGGGTGCAAAAGAAGCACTTTACAAGCTATATGGTAAAAAAGGTTTACGGTTTTTAGAAGATATTTTTGTTCGTGATTTCGACTTTCAAAATTTTACCACAACAGCCGAAGTTTATCAAAATAATTTAACCACAACTTACCGCTTAAATTTTTTAGAATTTGAGTCTTATACTTGTGTTTATGCCTTAGCTCTATGA
- a CDS encoding geranylgeranylglyceryl/heptaprenylglyceryl phosphate synthase, producing the protein MKTQTQQLLKQLQLVGQQLAILIDPDKFKSHQSAAIVKALPSKTDYLFVGGSTATAQQTEACVKRLKQQTDLPIILFPGHYQQVCRAADAILFLSLLSGHNPDYLVHHQVASVPLLRASNLEILPTAYVLIDGGKPSAVERVSQTSAILQSNIELIVDTALAAEYMGKQLIYLEAGSGAIYPVSTEVISAVHKACRLPIIVGGGLKTQHQIEQAYQAGASLVVVGTAFEQQFI; encoded by the coding sequence ATGAAGACGCAGACCCAACAATTACTTAAACAACTGCAGTTGGTTGGTCAACAATTAGCAATTTTAATAGACCCTGACAAGTTTAAATCACATCAAAGTGCGGCTATTGTTAAAGCCTTGCCAAGCAAAACTGATTATCTATTTGTTGGTGGGAGCACAGCTACTGCACAACAAACTGAAGCCTGCGTTAAAAGATTAAAACAGCAAACTGATTTACCCATTATTTTGTTTCCAGGGCATTATCAGCAAGTTTGTCGAGCAGCCGATGCCATTTTATTTTTAAGTTTGCTTTCTGGCCATAACCCTGATTATTTAGTGCATCATCAAGTGGCGTCTGTACCACTTTTGCGTGCGTCTAATCTAGAAATTTTACCCACAGCTTATGTATTAATCGACGGTGGTAAGCCTTCAGCTGTAGAGCGCGTTAGCCAGACTTCAGCGATATTACAATCTAATATTGAATTAATTGTTGATACCGCTTTAGCAGCCGAATATATGGGTAAACAACTGATCTATCTTGAAGCAGGAAGTGGCGCTATTTATCCTGTTTCAACCGAAGTTATTTCAGCAGTACATAAAGCTTGCCGTTTACCGATTATTGTTGGTGGTGGCTTAAAAACTCAGCACCAAATAGAGCAAGCTTATCAAGCAGGAGCAAGCTTAGTTGTTGTCGGAACAGCATTTGAGCAACAATTTATTTAA
- the pnuC gene encoding nicotinamide riboside transporter PnuC — MSRIFNWLFEPYFGTPNHLIVLEVIGVVFGFLSVWYSKKDNILVFPTGLISTSIFVYILFVYGLLGDMMINAYYFIMSIYGWYIWTRKQDKNHYIPIKKATKEEHFNSVLLFMGTICFIIIVYSSFDKWDSWTAYVDTFTTALFFVGMWLMAKKRLENWLYWIIGDLISIPLYFYKGLALTALQYILFTIIAIYGYKAWQKQLNTPKTNLLK; from the coding sequence ATGAGCCGCATTTTTAATTGGTTGTTTGAACCCTATTTTGGTACACCAAACCACTTAATTGTTTTAGAAGTAATTGGTGTCGTTTTTGGTTTTTTGAGTGTATGGTATTCAAAAAAAGATAACATCTTAGTATTTCCTACGGGTTTAATTAGTACATCGATTTTTGTTTATATTTTGTTTGTATATGGCCTGTTAGGTGATATGATGATTAATGCTTATTATTTCATTATGAGTATTTATGGCTGGTACATATGGACAAGAAAACAAGATAAAAACCACTACATACCTATTAAAAAAGCCACTAAAGAAGAACATTTTAACAGCGTGCTGCTTTTTATGGGTACTATCTGCTTTATTATAATCGTCTATAGCTCGTTTGACAAATGGGATTCCTGGACGGCTTATGTAGACACATTTACAACCGCTTTGTTTTTTGTTGGGATGTGGCTGATGGCCAAAAAACGACTTGAAAATTGGCTGTATTGGATTATAGGTGACTTGATTTCAATACCGCTTTATTTTTACAAAGGCTTAGCCTTAACGGCTCTGCAATATATATTATTTACAATTATCGCAATTTACGGTTATAAAGCATGGCAAAAACAACTGAACACACCCAAAACCAACTTATTAAAATAG
- a CDS encoding AAA family ATPase, whose amino-acid sequence MAKTTEHTQNQLIKIVLFGPESTGKTTLAQSLANHYQTNWVEEFARDYLQKKYDDSGLICEPKDIMPIVEGQLKLEKKKALNAKKFLFCDTNPLQTYVYANAYYTNYENNRFETILNQLDYQLYFLTNIDTPWVKDDLRDKPTERHKMLKLFSDELKARNLNFIMLSGNENQRLQQAITYIDKLF is encoded by the coding sequence ATGGCAAAAACAACTGAACACACCCAAAACCAACTTATTAAAATAGTACTTTTTGGGCCCGAATCAACTGGCAAAACCACACTTGCCCAATCGCTTGCAAACCATTACCAAACCAATTGGGTAGAAGAGTTTGCACGTGATTATTTACAGAAAAAATATGATGATTCTGGTCTAATTTGTGAACCGAAAGATATTATGCCAATTGTAGAAGGCCAATTGAAATTAGAAAAAAAGAAGGCTTTAAACGCAAAAAAATTCTTATTTTGCGATACTAACCCTTTGCAAACCTATGTTTATGCAAATGCTTATTATACCAATTATGAAAATAATAGATTTGAAACCATCCTGAACCAGCTTGACTATCAGCTTTATTTCTTAACCAACATCGATACACCTTGGGTTAAAGATGACTTAAGAGATAAGCCAACTGAACGCCATAAAATGCTAAAATTGTTTTCAGATGAATTGAAAGCTAGAAACTTAAATTTTATAATGCTTTCAGGAAATGAAAATCAGCGTTTGCAACAAGCGATAACCTACATTGATAAATTATTCTAA